In Pseudomonadota bacterium, one genomic interval encodes:
- a CDS encoding response regulator, whose product MTAHLSKVLLVEDDDVDAAVVTRLLTLKAPPSTEITGFEVERRHRLDTALEVATKGDISAILLDLGLPDSQGLDTVRRMLDAAPRLPLLVLTGSDDEQLAIEAVREGAQDYLYKTDLAAHALSRAIEYAIERKQASDSQRRMDQRMLAAQKLESLGVLAGGIAHDFNNLLSSVLGYAALALEQIPEHTPYRRDIEQIQRASQRAAELTRQLLAYSGKGRFVVEAINLSTLVSEMTDLVSLSTQRQVSIRYELAPSLPTVRADATQLRQVVLNLISNAAEASPKNGVVTIFTGSMTIDDAYQRELQLAESVANGEYVFLEISDAGGGMNESTRSRMFDPFYSTKRSGRGLGLAAVLGIVQGHRGAIKVYSQEGKGTTIKVLLPAVDETAANPVSMPGSFEWEGSGTVLVVDDEPDVREVSRAILERFGLTVMVASGGVAGVEMFREHHPEIDAVLLDMTMPDMDGASVFQEIRRIDPGVRVVLTSGYNEQDAVSRFAGKGLAGFLAKPIQLRELGSAFRKILGQ is encoded by the coding sequence ATGACGGCGCACCTATCGAAAGTACTCCTCGTCGAGGACGATGATGTCGATGCGGCGGTGGTGACGCGACTGCTCACACTCAAGGCACCACCGTCCACGGAAATCACCGGCTTCGAGGTGGAACGGCGACATCGCCTGGACACCGCCCTGGAGGTGGCAACCAAAGGTGACATCTCAGCGATTCTGCTGGACCTCGGGCTACCAGATTCGCAAGGCTTGGACACCGTTCGCCGCATGCTGGACGCTGCGCCACGCCTGCCACTCCTCGTGCTCACCGGATCGGACGACGAGCAGCTGGCGATCGAAGCCGTGCGAGAAGGCGCGCAGGACTACCTGTACAAGACCGATCTTGCCGCCCACGCGCTGTCGCGCGCCATCGAGTACGCGATCGAGCGCAAGCAGGCCTCCGACTCGCAGCGTCGCATGGACCAGAGAATGCTGGCCGCTCAGAAGCTCGAGAGCCTCGGCGTGCTGGCCGGGGGCATCGCGCACGACTTCAACAATCTCTTGAGCAGTGTTCTCGGGTACGCGGCGCTCGCCCTGGAGCAGATTCCCGAGCACACCCCGTACCGGCGAGACATCGAACAGATCCAACGCGCCTCCCAGCGTGCAGCCGAACTCACTCGCCAGCTCCTCGCCTACTCGGGCAAGGGGCGCTTCGTGGTGGAAGCGATCAACCTCTCCACCCTGGTGAGCGAGATGACAGACCTCGTCAGCCTCTCGACCCAGCGTCAGGTCAGCATTCGCTACGAGCTGGCCCCATCGCTGCCCACCGTCAGGGCCGACGCCACCCAGCTGCGCCAGGTGGTGCTGAATCTGATCAGTAACGCCGCCGAGGCCTCGCCCAAGAACGGTGTGGTCACGATCTTCACCGGCAGCATGACGATCGATGACGCCTACCAGCGCGAGCTTCAGCTGGCAGAGTCCGTCGCCAACGGCGAGTACGTGTTCTTGGAGATCTCCGATGCGGGCGGCGGCATGAACGAGTCGACCCGCTCTCGAATGTTCGACCCCTTCTACTCGACCAAACGCTCTGGCCGAGGCCTGGGCCTGGCCGCCGTTCTAGGCATCGTGCAGGGACACCGCGGAGCGATCAAAGTCTATAGCCAGGAAGGCAAGGGAACGACCATCAAGGTGCTCCTGCCCGCTGTCGACGAGACGGCGGCTAACCCTGTCTCCATGCCGGGGAGCTTCGAGTGGGAAGGCAGCGGCACGGTCCTCGTCGTGGACGACGAGCCCGACGTGCGCGAGGTGTCACGCGCGATACTCGAGCGCTTTGGCCTGACGGTGATGGTCGCGAGCGGCGGCGTCGCCGGCGTCGAGATGTTCCGCGAGCATCACCCTGAGATCGACGCGGTGCTCCTCGACATGACGATGCCGGACATGGACGGCGCGTCCGTGTTTCAGGAGATACGTCGAATCGATCCCGGGGTGAGGGTGGTGCTGACCAGCGGCTACAACGAACAAGACGCGGTCAGCCGCTTCGCGGGCAAGGGCCTCGCTGGGTTCCTGGCCAAGCCGATCCAGCTGCGCGAGCTCGGGTCGGCGTTCCGCAAGATCCTAGGGCAGTAG
- a CDS encoding serine hydrolase domain-containing protein: MLSRLFAPVGGLILCVPLLCAAESYPPDHARIQAFERGLVARTSRSDADASRYTIEERLAHHGVPAVAVAILEDGQVVWARGYGTKLAGEDMPVDADTVFSVGSVSKVVNAALVLRLQAQGKVDVDTDVNDHLSSWQVKESRHTRRQPVTLRAILSHTAGFNQHGFGDFQPGSALPTALQTLNGERPAKHGPVRVTFTPGTRMDYSGGGITVSQVLVEDVTGLTYVDAARRYVLDPIGMTRSTFVNPLPASHGNIARAHNGDGEPTALARGWEAMPEMAASGLWTSANDLGAFVATLINTARGDDDFLPEAIITDMMQRVPQSWHGLGPRLNGEGTNRVFHHGGANDSYRAWIEGHLDSGDGIVMLTNSRNGHQLYSEVRYAAEEAFEWQVHAATDFAAPEFR, translated from the coding sequence GTGCTGTCGAGATTATTTGCGCCTGTCGGCGGGTTGATCCTGTGTGTGCCGTTGCTCTGTGCGGCTGAGTCCTATCCGCCTGACCATGCTCGCATCCAAGCCTTCGAGCGCGGTTTGGTGGCGCGCACGTCCCGCAGCGATGCCGACGCCTCCCGCTACACGATCGAGGAGCGACTCGCTCACCACGGCGTGCCCGCAGTCGCCGTGGCGATCCTCGAAGACGGGCAAGTGGTGTGGGCGCGAGGCTATGGGACCAAGCTCGCCGGCGAGGACATGCCCGTGGATGCGGACACGGTCTTCTCCGTCGGTTCCGTGAGCAAGGTGGTGAACGCGGCCCTGGTGCTGCGCCTGCAGGCGCAGGGCAAGGTGGACGTCGATACGGACGTGAATGATCACCTCAGCTCGTGGCAGGTGAAGGAGAGTCGCCATACGCGCCGGCAACCGGTGACGCTGCGGGCCATCTTGTCGCACACCGCCGGCTTCAATCAGCACGGCTTCGGTGATTTCCAACCCGGGAGCGCCTTACCGACGGCGTTGCAGACCTTGAACGGCGAACGACCGGCGAAGCACGGACCCGTGCGGGTGACCTTCACGCCCGGCACGCGTATGGACTACTCGGGCGGTGGCATCACCGTGAGCCAGGTGCTGGTGGAGGATGTGACCGGCCTCACCTACGTCGATGCCGCGAGGCGCTACGTGCTCGACCCCATCGGCATGACCCGCAGCACCTTCGTCAATCCGCTGCCGGCAAGTCACGGCAACATCGCGCGCGCCCACAACGGTGACGGTGAACCGACGGCCCTGGCGCGCGGTTGGGAGGCGATGCCGGAGATGGCGGCCTCCGGTCTGTGGACCAGTGCGAACGACCTTGGCGCTTTCGTCGCCACCCTCATCAACACGGCCCGCGGCGACGACGACTTCCTGCCCGAGGCGATCATCACCGACATGATGCAGCGCGTGCCGCAGAGCTGGCACGGGCTCGGACCGCGCTTGAACGGCGAGGGCACCAACCGCGTGTTCCATCACGGTGGCGCCAACGATAGCTATCGCGCCTGGATCGAGGGACACCTCGACAGCGGTGACGGCATCGTCATGCTCACCAATAGCCGTAACGGTCACCAGCTGTACAGCGAGGTGCGCTACGCGGCTGAGGAGGCGTTCGAGTGGCAGGTGCATGCCGCCACGGACTTCGCGGCGCCGGAGTTTCGATGA
- a CDS encoding DUF4174 domain-containing protein: MTVRRRFTLSILLAALTWPGAMLLAQSPSNVPTLAALSQLRWEYRVLLVFDEAPARDDTALLREQATAFRERDTLWFVVRDGEVQSNYPGPLAEGFGERGLRGLARGERVVLIGKDGGVKLRTSSLDIAGVFALIDGMPMRRREMRERGSEGKR, encoded by the coding sequence ATGACGGTGCGCCGTCGATTCACCCTCAGCATCTTGCTCGCCGCCCTTACGTGGCCCGGCGCTATGCTACTCGCTCAGTCACCGTCGAATGTGCCGACCTTGGCTGCGCTGAGTCAGCTCCGCTGGGAGTATCGTGTGTTGCTGGTGTTCGACGAAGCCCCCGCGCGCGACGACACCGCGTTGTTGCGGGAGCAGGCGACTGCCTTTCGTGAGCGCGACACGCTGTGGTTCGTCGTCCGTGACGGTGAGGTGCAGTCCAATTACCCCGGTCCGCTGGCCGAGGGGTTCGGCGAACGCGGGTTGAGGGGCCTCGCGCGAGGTGAACGCGTGGTGCTCATCGGTAAGGACGGCGGCGTGAAGCTGCGCACGTCGAGCCTGGATATCGCGGGGGTGTTCGCCCTCATCGACGGTATGCCGATGCGTCGGCGTGAGATGCGTGAACGCGGAAGCGAGGGGAAGCGTTAG